Proteins encoded together in one Megalops cyprinoides isolate fMegCyp1 chromosome 20, fMegCyp1.pri, whole genome shotgun sequence window:
- the agtr1a gene encoding type-1 angiotensin II receptor B isoform X1: MESPKPEGINLTCNMSGSHSFIFTLIPIVYSFNFVIGIVGNSMVVAVIYSYMKLKTVANIFVLNLALSDLTFLITLPMWATVTALHYHWPFGSFLCKASAGLTTFNLYTSVFFLTSLSIDRYLAIVHPVRSRPHRTVVCARNTCIFIWTFAFLLSLPTVLTRNVFPISHTNITVCATLDSKEYKPTLVAISLIKSVLGFLAPLAIILTCYCLIGRSLVGARRLQWGHSHDEVLWMLAAVVLAFFLCWTPHQVFHVMNALAQLQVISSCRALDVIDTAMPFTICVAFLNSCMNPILYAFVGNNFRRNLLRLLRCEPPAQRAVQSHASLTTKMSTLSYRASETLCLAAGKAGAVPDAT, encoded by the coding sequence ATGGAGAGCCCAAAACCAGAGGGGATCAATTTAACATGCAACATGTCCGGCAGCCACAGCTTCATTTTTACCCTTATCCCTATCGTCTATAGCTTCAACTTCGTCATCGGCATAGTGGGCAACAGCATGGTGGTGGCCGTCATCTACAGCTACATGAAGCTGAAGACGGTGGCCAACATCTTCGTCCTGAACCTGGCGCTCTCCGACCTCACGTTCCTGATCACGCTGCCCATGTGGGCCACTGTCACCGCGCTGCACTACCACTGGCCCTTCGGCAGCTTCCTGTGCAAGGCCAGCGCCGGGCTGACCACCTTCAACCTGTACACCAGCGTCTTCTTCCTCACCTCGCTGAGCATCGACCGCTACCTAGCCATCGTGCACCCGGTGCGCTCGCGGCCGCACCGCACGGTGGTGTGCGCGCGCAACACCTGCATCTTCATCTGGACCTTCGCCTTCCTGCTGAGCCTGCCCACGGTGCTGACGCGTAACGTCTTCCCCATCAGCCACACCAACATCACCGTGTGCGCCACGCTAGACAGCAAGGAGTACAAACCCACTCTGGTGGCTATCAGCCTGATAAAGAGCGTGCTGGGCTTCCTGGCGCCGCTCGCCATCATCCTCACCTGCTACTGCCTGATCGGCCGCTCGCTGGTGGGCGCCCGCCGGCTCCAGTGGGGCCACTCCCACGACGAGGTGCTGTGGATGCTGGCCGCCGTGGTGCTGGCCTTCTTCCTCTGCTGGACGCCGCACCAGGTGTTCCATGTGATGAACGCGCTGGCGCAGCTGCAGGTGATCAGCAGCTGCCGGGCGCTGGATGTCATCGACACGGCCATGCCTTTCACCATCTGCGTGGCCTTCCTCAACAGCTGCATGAACCCCATCCTCTACGCCTTTGTGGGCAACAACTTCCGCCGGAACCTTCTGCGTCTGCTACGCTGTGAGCCGCCAGCCCAGCGTGCCGTCCAGTCGCACGCCAGCCTCACCACCAAGATGAGCACGCTCTCCTACCGCGCCTCCGAGACGCTGTGCCTCGCCGCTGGCAAGGCGGGCGCCGTGCCCGATGCCACGTGA
- the agtr1a gene encoding type-1 angiotensin II receptor B isoform X2 has translation MVVAVIYSYMKLKTVANIFVLNLALSDLTFLITLPMWATVTALHYHWPFGSFLCKASAGLTTFNLYTSVFFLTSLSIDRYLAIVHPVRSRPHRTVVCARNTCIFIWTFAFLLSLPTVLTRNVFPISHTNITVCATLDSKEYKPTLVAISLIKSVLGFLAPLAIILTCYCLIGRSLVGARRLQWGHSHDEVLWMLAAVVLAFFLCWTPHQVFHVMNALAQLQVISSCRALDVIDTAMPFTICVAFLNSCMNPILYAFVGNNFRRNLLRLLRCEPPAQRAVQSHASLTTKMSTLSYRASETLCLAAGKAGAVPDAT, from the coding sequence ATGGTGGTGGCCGTCATCTACAGCTACATGAAGCTGAAGACGGTGGCCAACATCTTCGTCCTGAACCTGGCGCTCTCCGACCTCACGTTCCTGATCACGCTGCCCATGTGGGCCACTGTCACCGCGCTGCACTACCACTGGCCCTTCGGCAGCTTCCTGTGCAAGGCCAGCGCCGGGCTGACCACCTTCAACCTGTACACCAGCGTCTTCTTCCTCACCTCGCTGAGCATCGACCGCTACCTAGCCATCGTGCACCCGGTGCGCTCGCGGCCGCACCGCACGGTGGTGTGCGCGCGCAACACCTGCATCTTCATCTGGACCTTCGCCTTCCTGCTGAGCCTGCCCACGGTGCTGACGCGTAACGTCTTCCCCATCAGCCACACCAACATCACCGTGTGCGCCACGCTAGACAGCAAGGAGTACAAACCCACTCTGGTGGCTATCAGCCTGATAAAGAGCGTGCTGGGCTTCCTGGCGCCGCTCGCCATCATCCTCACCTGCTACTGCCTGATCGGCCGCTCGCTGGTGGGCGCCCGCCGGCTCCAGTGGGGCCACTCCCACGACGAGGTGCTGTGGATGCTGGCCGCCGTGGTGCTGGCCTTCTTCCTCTGCTGGACGCCGCACCAGGTGTTCCATGTGATGAACGCGCTGGCGCAGCTGCAGGTGATCAGCAGCTGCCGGGCGCTGGATGTCATCGACACGGCCATGCCTTTCACCATCTGCGTGGCCTTCCTCAACAGCTGCATGAACCCCATCCTCTACGCCTTTGTGGGCAACAACTTCCGCCGGAACCTTCTGCGTCTGCTACGCTGTGAGCCGCCAGCCCAGCGTGCCGTCCAGTCGCACGCCAGCCTCACCACCAAGATGAGCACGCTCTCCTACCGCGCCTCCGAGACGCTGTGCCTCGCCGCTGGCAAGGCGGGCGCCGTGCCCGATGCCACGTGA
- the gyg1a gene encoding glycogenin-1a isoform X2, whose translation MADQAFVTLATNDNYAKGAMVLGKSLQGHKTSRKLVALIGPHVSDPTREVLRNIYDEVRLVDVLDSGDTAHLALMKRPDLGVTFTKLHCWTLTHYSKCVFMDADTLVLSNVDELFDREELSAAPDPGWPDCFNSGVFVFRPSNETYEKLLQRCTEDGSFDGGDQGVLNSFFSNWATADISKHLPFIYNLSSIAIYSYLPAFKQYGGEAKVVHFLGKVKPWNYSYDPKTKSVKGHSQEPSMVHPDYLLKWWEIYSTTVVPLMKEHYGSQPFHSGVSEVDDIHHGVAHVHVSVPPPPPDISSEERKQKWEQGQADYMGMDSFDNIQRKLDSFLN comes from the exons ATGGCAG ACCAGGCATTTGTAACGTTGGCCACCAATGACAACTACGCCAAGGGGGCGATGGTGCTTGGCAAATCGCTGCAGGGGCATAAAACGTCCAGAAAACTGGTGGCGTTGATTGGACCCCATGTGTCAGACCCAACCAG GGAAGTGCTTCGGAATATCTACGATGAGGTCCGCCTGGTGGACGTGCTGGACAGCGGGGACACCGCGCACCTGGCATTGATGAAGAGGCCGGACCTGGGCGTCACCTTCACCAAGCTCCACTGCTGGACCCTGACACACTACtccaaatgtgttttcatgGATGCCGACACGCTG GTGCTGTCGAACGTGGACGAGCTGTTCGACCGGGAGGAGCTGTCCGCCGCACCGGACCCCGGATGGCCAGACTGCTTCAATTCGGGCGTGTTCGTGTTCCGGCCCTCCAACGAAACGTACGAGAAGCTCCTCCAGCGCTGCACAGAGGATGGCAGCTTTGACG GTGGGGACCAGGGAGTTCTCAACAGCTTTTTCAGCAACTGGGCAACCGCGGACATATCCAAACACCTTCCCTTCATCTACAACCTCAGCAGCATAGCCATCTACTCTTATCTCCCAGCATTCAAGCA GTATGGCGGTGAAGCCAAGGTGGTCCACTTCCTGGGCAAGGTGAAGCCTTGGAACTACTCCTACGACCCCAAGACAAAGAGCGTCAAGGGGCACTCCCAGGAACCGTCCATGGTCCACCCCGACTACCTGCTGAAGTGGTGGGAGATCTACTCCACCACAGTGGTGCCACTGATGAAGGAGCACTACGGAAGCCAGCCCTTCCACTCTGGAGTCAGCGAAGTG gaTGACATCCACCATGGTGTGGCCCACGTTCACGTCTCCGTGCCGCCCCCGCCTCCCGACATCTCCTCAGAGGAGCGCAAGCAGAAGTGGGAGCAGGGCCAGGCGGACTACATGGGCATGGACTCCTTCGATAACATCCAGAGGAAGCTGGACTCTTTCCTCAACTAG
- the gyg1a gene encoding glycogenin-1a isoform X1 codes for MADQAFVTLATNDNYAKGAMVLGKSLQGHKTSRKLVALIGPHVSDPTREVLRNIYDEVRLVDVLDSGDTAHLALMKRPDLGVTFTKLHCWTLTHYSKCVFMDADTLVLSNVDELFDREELSAAPDPGWPDCFNSGVFVFRPSNETYEKLLQRCTEDGSFDGGDQGVLNSFFSNWATADISKHLPFIYNLSSIAIYSYLPAFKQYGGEAKVVHFLGKVKPWNYSYDPKTKSVKGHSQEPSMVHPDYLLKWWEIYSTTVVPLMKEHYGSQPFHSGVSEVFAEMVHYLPVFTEYSRKDDIHHGVAHVHVSVPPPPPDISSEERKQKWEQGQADYMGMDSFDNIQRKLDSFLN; via the exons ATGGCAG ACCAGGCATTTGTAACGTTGGCCACCAATGACAACTACGCCAAGGGGGCGATGGTGCTTGGCAAATCGCTGCAGGGGCATAAAACGTCCAGAAAACTGGTGGCGTTGATTGGACCCCATGTGTCAGACCCAACCAG GGAAGTGCTTCGGAATATCTACGATGAGGTCCGCCTGGTGGACGTGCTGGACAGCGGGGACACCGCGCACCTGGCATTGATGAAGAGGCCGGACCTGGGCGTCACCTTCACCAAGCTCCACTGCTGGACCCTGACACACTACtccaaatgtgttttcatgGATGCCGACACGCTG GTGCTGTCGAACGTGGACGAGCTGTTCGACCGGGAGGAGCTGTCCGCCGCACCGGACCCCGGATGGCCAGACTGCTTCAATTCGGGCGTGTTCGTGTTCCGGCCCTCCAACGAAACGTACGAGAAGCTCCTCCAGCGCTGCACAGAGGATGGCAGCTTTGACG GTGGGGACCAGGGAGTTCTCAACAGCTTTTTCAGCAACTGGGCAACCGCGGACATATCCAAACACCTTCCCTTCATCTACAACCTCAGCAGCATAGCCATCTACTCTTATCTCCCAGCATTCAAGCA GTATGGCGGTGAAGCCAAGGTGGTCCACTTCCTGGGCAAGGTGAAGCCTTGGAACTACTCCTACGACCCCAAGACAAAGAGCGTCAAGGGGCACTCCCAGGAACCGTCCATGGTCCACCCCGACTACCTGCTGAAGTGGTGGGAGATCTACTCCACCACAGTGGTGCCACTGATGAAGGAGCACTACGGAAGCCAGCCCTTCCACTCTGGAGTCAGCGAAGTG TTTGCTGAAATGGTCCATTATCTCCCAGTCTTTACTGAGTACAGTAGAAAG gaTGACATCCACCATGGTGTGGCCCACGTTCACGTCTCCGTGCCGCCCCCGCCTCCCGACATCTCCTCAGAGGAGCGCAAGCAGAAGTGGGAGCAGGGCCAGGCGGACTACATGGGCATGGACTCCTTCGATAACATCCAGAGGAAGCTGGACTCTTTCCTCAACTAG